In Streptomyces thermolilacinus SPC6, a single genomic region encodes these proteins:
- a CDS encoding polymorphic toxin-type HINT domain-containing protein has protein sequence MSLRGRLLRHRLPRRAVAATVLGLSLTLTASTVQSVAYAEDKGRGRPGVQDLGDPAEGTDAKAAPRPSDPARKAAVTGLDRASWPKQGSAELPVAAAGTKKPATASPGGLPVSVTAPQAPAQAKAGSAASSSKAASAAPGKVKVDVLDPARAAKLGVGTLFRLERADEGDKAAKVRVTVDYSAFAEGYGGSYGSRLHLVQLPACAAYAQPGSAKCPEAPKPLPTVNDAKTRTLAADVTAAPAVTGPSTMAVEGGSLVAVTSGPSSAQGTYKATALSPSASWNVSASSGGFSWSYPLRTVPTPGGQVPSLGLGYSSQSADGRTSATNNQGSWIGEGFSFDPGYIERRYKPCSDDGHAGSAEQCWAFENATILLNGSATELVKDDKTKEWHLASDPASKVEKLTNTVNGDNDNEYWRVTTSDGTEYYFGLNRLPGWIAGKEETASTWTVPVFGDDAGEPCYNATFANAHCKQAWRWNLDYVKDTHGNVMSYFYQPETNHYALGGKTDVNGTPYHRGGYLKRIDYGQRDGAVYAAKAPARVVFTTAERCLPTATFDCAESKRTTANAAHWPDVPVDQECKPNTKCTVGQTFWTTKRLTGITTQMLKDATTYQDVDAWTFTHLFTDNGDDSKTLWLSKIDHEGRAGTTPVKLPSLELFGEQLVNRVDALGDNTAPFHRFRLATVLSETGAQLDINYAPTECTAGALPAPGSSTKRCYPVKWSPPGTIEPITDWFHKYVVAEIIETDRTGGGDSLVTRYDYSKGKGAWRKAEPDGITQEKFLTWGGWQGYDKVTVTSGSAEQQKTRIDYTYMQGMDGDKDASGGTRSVKVTDSTGAEYTDAKEFTGHQLEAATYDQGKIVARTISQPWKHHTATQTQPWATTYASIVRPRVVRGFTLLSNGTWRETKGTTTYETANGTGRATQVEELGDVAKTGDETCTRTWYADNPTKNILSLPSRSESVSVDCATTPDRSKQVLVDERTSYDGLAFGAAPEKGDATRTERLTSHDGTTGTYQVTGTTTYDAFGRPLTQTDAAGAKTATAYTEANGLISQTKRTNALGHVTTTDYAPAWGASLGQTDPNGNRTQLAYDALGRLTSVWLPDRSPLQTPSIKYSYNVRRDKVVAIKTEKVENDGSYGAEYTLYDSLLRPRQMQTEGQGGTRMVADTFYDGVGKVKKTNATYNAAGAPSDELLLVHNGEVGAQTLMEYDALGRQTAQIFAVSGVEQWRTTTAYAGERTDVDPPKGGTGTTTITDALGRTSEVRHYRGDAPNELLGYDATKYTYTPKGLLETVTDAQNNVWRYEYDQLGRKIKSVDPDAGTSTTRYDELDRPVTVTDARGKQTSTVYDKLGRVTSTWQGAPETGTKLSETRYDKAGWLGKAWANLTYTSPTEYFASVVQEMDRFYQPLKTMHVVPASQGALAGNYLYTSSYNRDGTLQGTSLPAAGDLPAEGLVYGYDELQRPKSMSGYVTDAVYSHESHLQQLELFTGSGKKVWNTFAYEKGTDRLTRSMVDVYGAPARAKESNYSYDQVGNVLSIADTANTTALDVQCFRYDNRQRLAAAWTPAATATDAAGAGTLGSTAPVEGSGPAACQAAPGTSALGGPAPYWKSYVTDAIGNRTSETIHDTSLDASKNITRTYTYGAAGAAGNGPHQLTKVVENTPTGDRQSTYEYDAAGNTTKRVIGGDAQVLEWNDQGKLAKATEANGTETTYLYDGSGNRIQRKDPTGTTVYLPGMELKLSADGTKTEATRYYTFAGQTVAVRTNDNKVSFVASDHHGTGEVAIDSATGAVSQRRFDPYGVVRGQATGAWPGEKGYVGGTIDKSTGLTHLGAREYDPVIGKFISVDPIIDYTQPQQMNGYAYANNNPVTLSDPSGLMVAECFETPSLCTGGKPKKSVDPVEEAGQNAKEASGLVAGAQEQQSNAKQRIKKAAKVLIEIVKDELGINAAFDCVSSGDLGACGETLLNIAGSFAGGIAGKLLAKYGLPWEWKKAYALGKRVVGLVGDLIGGVKDYFKASKALDNAQSVLAKAQDQLAAARKKAAETKKKSGCHSFLPGTLVLLDDGTTKPIQDVELGDKLVVTDPETGETTVREVAGTIVTEDDKHFVDLTIENDSGKPEALVSTTTHPFWVESENRWIEAGDLKPGMKLRTADGDVAKVQMVHQFDKRQRTHDLTLTDIHTYYVLAGATPVLVHNCGEQLEFAHGTTAEHADNIAANGLSSDAARASSSGGAVGQPGNLFSYRVSGGGDPNFSTAAQWGVTRNGGSKNGAAVLVFRMCKCTYDRLVSEGHITTRTTGEGMPEEIIFGPGAMPHLRRHADVRL, from the coding sequence ATGTCTCTACGTGGCCGCTTGCTGCGCCACCGCCTGCCCAGACGGGCGGTCGCCGCGACCGTCCTGGGCCTTTCCCTGACGTTGACCGCGTCCACCGTCCAGTCCGTCGCCTACGCCGAGGACAAGGGCCGCGGCAGGCCCGGCGTCCAGGACCTCGGCGATCCGGCCGAAGGCACCGACGCCAAGGCCGCGCCCCGCCCCTCCGACCCCGCCCGCAAGGCCGCCGTCACCGGGCTCGACAGGGCGTCCTGGCCCAAGCAGGGCAGCGCGGAACTGCCCGTGGCGGCAGCCGGCACGAAGAAGCCCGCAACGGCCTCTCCCGGCGGCCTTCCCGTCTCGGTCACGGCCCCGCAGGCCCCCGCGCAGGCCAAGGCAGGCTCCGCCGCGTCCTCGTCCAAGGCGGCGTCCGCCGCCCCCGGCAAGGTCAAGGTCGACGTCCTCGACCCGGCGCGCGCCGCCAAGCTCGGCGTCGGCACCCTGTTCCGACTGGAGCGAGCGGACGAGGGCGACAAGGCGGCCAAGGTCCGCGTCACCGTCGACTACTCGGCCTTCGCCGAGGGGTACGGCGGCAGCTACGGCTCCCGGCTCCACCTCGTCCAGCTCCCGGCCTGCGCCGCCTACGCGCAGCCCGGCTCCGCGAAGTGCCCCGAGGCGCCCAAGCCGCTGCCGACGGTCAACGACGCGAAGACCCGGACGCTGGCCGCCGACGTCACAGCCGCGCCCGCCGTGACCGGCCCGTCCACCATGGCCGTCGAAGGCGGGTCGCTGGTAGCCGTCACATCCGGCCCGTCCTCCGCGCAGGGCACGTACAAGGCCACGGCCCTGTCTCCTTCGGCCAGCTGGAACGTCTCCGCGTCGTCGGGTGGCTTCTCGTGGAGCTACCCGCTTCGTACGGTGCCGACCCCCGGCGGCCAGGTGCCGAGCCTGGGCCTCGGCTACTCGTCCCAGTCCGCCGACGGCCGTACCTCGGCCACGAACAACCAGGGTTCCTGGATCGGCGAGGGCTTCTCATTCGACCCCGGCTACATCGAGCGCCGCTACAAGCCGTGCTCCGATGACGGGCACGCCGGGTCCGCCGAACAGTGCTGGGCGTTCGAGAACGCCACCATCCTCCTCAACGGCAGCGCCACCGAGCTGGTCAAGGACGACAAGACCAAGGAGTGGCACCTCGCGTCCGACCCGGCCTCGAAGGTCGAGAAGCTGACGAACACCGTCAACGGTGACAACGACAACGAGTACTGGCGTGTCACCACGTCCGACGGCACCGAGTACTACTTCGGCCTCAACCGCCTCCCCGGCTGGATCGCGGGCAAGGAGGAGACCGCCTCCACCTGGACGGTCCCCGTCTTCGGTGACGACGCGGGCGAGCCCTGCTACAACGCCACGTTCGCCAACGCCCACTGCAAGCAGGCGTGGCGCTGGAACCTGGACTACGTCAAGGACACCCACGGCAACGTGATGTCCTACTTCTACCAGCCCGAGACGAACCACTACGCCCTCGGCGGCAAGACCGACGTCAACGGCACCCCGTACCACCGCGGCGGCTATCTCAAGCGCATCGACTACGGCCAGCGCGACGGCGCGGTGTACGCGGCGAAGGCCCCGGCCCGCGTGGTCTTCACGACTGCCGAACGCTGCCTGCCCACCGCGACGTTCGACTGCGCCGAGTCCAAGCGCACGACGGCGAACGCGGCCCACTGGCCGGATGTGCCCGTGGACCAGGAGTGCAAGCCCAACACCAAGTGCACGGTCGGACAGACCTTCTGGACGACGAAGCGCCTGACGGGCATCACGACGCAGATGCTCAAAGACGCCACGACCTACCAGGACGTGGACGCCTGGACCTTCACCCATCTGTTCACGGACAACGGCGACGACTCGAAGACGCTCTGGCTGTCGAAGATCGACCACGAGGGCCGCGCCGGGACCACTCCGGTCAAGCTGCCCTCCCTGGAACTCTTCGGCGAGCAGCTGGTCAACCGCGTCGACGCGCTCGGCGACAACACCGCGCCGTTCCACCGCTTCCGCCTCGCCACGGTCCTCAGCGAGACGGGTGCCCAGCTCGACATCAACTACGCCCCGACGGAGTGCACCGCCGGCGCGCTCCCGGCCCCCGGCTCGTCCACCAAACGCTGCTACCCCGTGAAGTGGTCGCCACCCGGCACGATCGAGCCGATCACGGACTGGTTCCACAAGTACGTGGTGGCCGAGATCATCGAGACGGACCGTACGGGCGGCGGCGACAGCCTCGTCACCCGCTACGACTACTCGAAGGGCAAGGGCGCCTGGCGCAAGGCCGAGCCGGACGGCATCACCCAGGAGAAGTTCCTCACCTGGGGCGGCTGGCAGGGCTACGACAAGGTCACCGTCACCAGCGGCAGCGCCGAACAGCAGAAGACGCGCATCGACTACACGTACATGCAGGGCATGGACGGCGACAAGGACGCCTCCGGCGGCACACGCTCGGTCAAGGTGACCGACTCCACGGGCGCCGAGTACACCGACGCCAAGGAGTTCACCGGCCACCAGCTCGAAGCGGCCACCTACGACCAGGGCAAGATCGTCGCCAGGACCATCTCCCAGCCCTGGAAGCACCACACTGCCACCCAGACCCAGCCGTGGGCGACGACCTACGCGTCCATCGTCCGGCCACGGGTGGTCCGCGGCTTCACGCTCCTGTCGAACGGCACCTGGCGCGAGACCAAGGGCACCACGACCTACGAGACGGCGAACGGCACCGGCCGCGCCACCCAGGTCGAGGAACTCGGCGACGTGGCCAAGACGGGCGACGAGACGTGCACCAGGACGTGGTACGCGGACAACCCGACCAAGAACATCCTCTCCCTGCCCTCACGCAGTGAGTCCGTCTCGGTCGACTGCGCCACCACCCCGGACCGGAGCAAGCAGGTCCTCGTGGACGAGCGCACGTCCTACGACGGCCTGGCCTTCGGCGCCGCGCCCGAGAAGGGGGACGCCACCAGGACGGAGCGCCTCACCTCACACGACGGCACCACCGGTACCTACCAGGTGACCGGCACGACGACGTACGACGCGTTCGGCCGTCCCCTCACCCAGACCGACGCCGCAGGCGCGAAAACCGCCACGGCGTACACCGAGGCGAACGGTCTGATCTCCCAGACCAAGCGCACCAACGCCCTGGGGCACGTCACCACCACCGACTACGCCCCCGCGTGGGGAGCGTCCCTCGGCCAGACCGACCCGAACGGCAACCGCACGCAGCTCGCCTACGACGCCCTTGGGCGCCTCACCTCCGTGTGGCTTCCCGACCGGTCGCCGCTGCAGACCCCGAGCATCAAGTACTCGTACAACGTGCGCCGCGACAAGGTCGTCGCGATCAAGACGGAGAAGGTCGAGAACGACGGCTCGTACGGCGCCGAGTACACGCTCTACGACAGCCTCCTGCGCCCGAGGCAGATGCAGACCGAGGGCCAGGGCGGCACGCGCATGGTCGCCGACACCTTCTACGACGGCGTCGGCAAGGTGAAGAAGACCAACGCCACCTACAACGCGGCGGGCGCGCCGTCCGACGAACTCCTCCTCGTCCACAACGGCGAGGTGGGTGCCCAGACGCTCATGGAGTACGACGCCCTGGGCCGTCAGACCGCGCAGATCTTCGCCGTCTCCGGCGTGGAGCAGTGGCGGACGACGACCGCGTACGCCGGTGAGCGCACCGACGTGGATCCGCCCAAGGGCGGGACGGGCACCACTACGATCACGGACGCCCTCGGCCGGACCTCCGAGGTCCGCCACTACCGGGGCGACGCGCCCAACGAGCTCCTGGGCTACGACGCGACAAAGTACACGTACACGCCCAAGGGCCTCCTGGAGACGGTCACCGACGCGCAGAACAACGTCTGGCGCTACGAGTACGACCAGCTCGGCCGCAAGATCAAGAGCGTCGACCCCGACGCCGGCACCTCGACGACGCGGTACGACGAGCTCGACCGTCCCGTCACAGTGACGGACGCCCGCGGCAAGCAGACGTCCACCGTCTACGACAAGCTGGGCCGCGTCACGTCCACGTGGCAGGGCGCGCCCGAAACCGGCACGAAGCTGAGCGAGACCCGCTACGACAAGGCGGGCTGGCTGGGCAAGGCATGGGCGAACCTCACCTACACCTCCCCGACCGAGTACTTCGCATCGGTCGTGCAGGAGATGGACCGGTTCTACCAGCCGCTCAAGACGATGCACGTCGTGCCCGCGTCGCAGGGTGCCCTGGCCGGCAACTACCTCTACACCTCCAGCTACAACAGGGACGGAACCCTGCAGGGCACCTCCCTGCCCGCGGCGGGCGACCTGCCCGCTGAGGGCCTGGTCTACGGCTACGACGAGCTGCAGCGCCCGAAGAGCATGTCGGGTTACGTCACCGACGCCGTCTACAGCCACGAGAGCCACCTGCAGCAGCTCGAACTGTTCACCGGCTCGGGGAAGAAGGTCTGGAACACCTTCGCCTACGAGAAGGGCACCGACCGCCTCACCCGGTCCATGGTGGACGTGTACGGCGCACCCGCACGCGCGAAGGAGTCGAACTACTCCTACGACCAGGTCGGCAACGTCCTGTCCATCGCGGACACGGCGAACACCACCGCGCTCGACGTGCAGTGCTTCCGGTACGACAACCGGCAGCGACTCGCGGCCGCGTGGACCCCGGCGGCCACGGCGACGGACGCCGCGGGCGCGGGAACCCTCGGCTCCACCGCTCCGGTGGAGGGTTCGGGCCCGGCGGCCTGCCAGGCCGCGCCCGGCACGAGCGCGCTCGGCGGCCCGGCGCCGTACTGGAAGTCGTACGTCACCGACGCCATCGGCAACCGCACGTCGGAGACCATCCACGACACGTCCCTGGACGCGTCGAAGAACATCACCCGCACCTACACCTACGGCGCGGCGGGCGCGGCCGGGAACGGCCCGCACCAGCTGACCAAGGTCGTCGAGAACACGCCGACCGGTGACCGCCAGTCGACCTACGAGTACGACGCGGCGGGCAACACCACCAAGCGCGTCATCGGCGGCGACGCCCAGGTACTGGAGTGGAACGACCAGGGCAAGCTCGCCAAGGCCACGGAGGCCAACGGCACCGAGACCACGTACCTGTACGACGGCAGCGGCAATCGCATCCAGCGCAAGGACCCGACCGGCACCACCGTCTACCTGCCCGGCATGGAGCTGAAGCTCTCCGCCGACGGCACGAAGACGGAGGCGACCCGGTACTACACCTTCGCCGGCCAGACCGTCGCGGTCCGCACCAACGACAACAAGGTCTCCTTCGTGGCCTCCGACCACCACGGCACGGGCGAGGTGGCCATCGACTCCGCCACCGGTGCGGTCTCCCAGCGCCGCTTCGACCCGTACGGCGTCGTACGCGGCCAGGCGACCGGCGCGTGGCCGGGGGAGAAGGGCTATGTCGGCGGCACGATCGACAAGTCCACGGGCCTGACACATCTGGGCGCCCGCGAGTACGACCCGGTGATCGGCAAGTTCATCTCCGTCGATCCGATCATCGACTACACGCAGCCGCAGCAGATGAACGGCTACGCCTACGCCAACAACAACCCGGTCACCCTCTCGGACCCGAGCGGGTTGATGGTCGCGGAGTGCTTCGAGACTCCGAGCCTCTGCACGGGCGGGAAGCCGAAGAAAAGCGTCGATCCGGTCGAGGAAGCCGGACAGAACGCGAAGGAAGCAAGCGGGCTCGTCGCCGGTGCGCAGGAGCAACAGTCCAATGCCAAGCAGCGCATCAAGAAGGCCGCCAAGGTCCTGATCGAGATCGTCAAGGACGAACTCGGCATCAACGCAGCCTTCGACTGTGTCTCCAGCGGCGACTTGGGCGCCTGCGGTGAAACCCTGCTCAACATCGCGGGAAGCTTCGCCGGCGGCATCGCCGGAAAACTCCTGGCGAAGTACGGCTTGCCGTGGGAGTGGAAGAAGGCGTACGCACTCGGCAAGAGAGTCGTCGGCCTGGTCGGCGACCTCATCGGCGGCGTCAAGGACTACTTCAAGGCCAGCAAGGCCCTGGACAACGCCCAGTCAGTCCTGGCCAAGGCACAGGACCAATTGGCGGCGGCCAGAAAGAAGGCGGCGGAAACAAAGAAGAAGTCTGGCTGCCACAGCTTCCTGCCGGGCACCCTGGTTCTGCTCGACGACGGCACCACGAAGCCAATCCAAGATGTGGAGCTCGGCGACAAGCTCGTGGTGACCGACCCCGAGACGGGCGAGACCACCGTTCGCGAGGTCGCGGGCACGATCGTCACCGAGGACGACAAGCACTTCGTCGATCTGACGATCGAAAATGATTCAGGCAAGCCGGAAGCCCTGGTCTCCACCACGACGCACCCCTTCTGGGTGGAGTCCGAGAACCGCTGGATCGAGGCCGGCGACCTGAAGCCGGGCATGAAGCTCCGCACCGCCGACGGCGACGTCGCAAAGGTGCAGATGGTCCACCAGTTCGACAAGCGCCAGCGTACTCACGACCTGACGCTCACGGACATCCACACGTACTATGTGCTGGCGGGCGCGACTCCGGTCCTCGTTCATAACTGCGGCGAGCAGCTTGAATTTGCGCACGGAACGACCGCGGAACATGCCGACAACATTGCGGCCAACGGTCTGAGTAGCGACGCGGCGAGAGCCTCTTCGAGCGGTGGTGCTGTAGGGCAACCGGGAAACCTGTTTAGCTACAGGGTGTCGGGAGGCGGTGACCCGAACTTCAGCACTGCGGCGCAGTGGGGCGTAACCCGGAATGGTGGTTCGAAGAACGGGGCAGCGGTTCTCGTGTTCCGAATGTGTAAATGCACCTATGATCGATTGGTGAGCGAGGGGCATATCACTACAAGAACTACAGGTGAAGGCATGCCCGAAGAGATAATATTCGGGCCGGGGGCAATGCCCCACCTGCGAAGGCATGCCGACGTGCGACTGTAA
- a CDS encoding tyrosine-type recombinase/integrase, translating to MTAPKRKKARANGEGTIYQRKDGRWEAAGYVLAADGTHKRVRVYGTTRREAADKLAEKIADSNRSLPVATADSTVGDYLTYWLNGVAVHQLRENTHTRYATCIRLHLIPGLGTKKIARLTAKDVCTFLDRLRITCQCCTQGLDTERKACCAIGECCLKQLSSSTVTYVHSVLKSALEHAVREDELPCNIARNVKTAAPRPRRFRPLTAAEARLFLNAARADRLYALYELALRTGLRKGELLGLHWEDLDLTTGTASIRRSLQRTRTGGLTHLPTKTRASERRIALPTECRHSLKEHRERQNKERETAASAWRDSGLVFTTPTGGPLDPANLTRRFRSFLDRAGLRRIRFHDLRHSTATLLLEQGVDLVVIKELLGHAHIGVTAGVYAHVRLRLQRQAIDTLGVALNPTDGDPNDPPAAPTVR from the coding sequence ATGACCGCCCCCAAGCGCAAGAAGGCCCGCGCCAACGGCGAAGGCACCATCTACCAGCGCAAAGACGGCCGCTGGGAGGCCGCCGGCTACGTCCTCGCCGCCGACGGCACCCACAAACGCGTCCGCGTCTACGGCACCACCCGGAGAGAAGCCGCCGACAAACTCGCCGAGAAGATCGCCGACAGCAACCGCAGCCTCCCCGTCGCCACCGCAGACAGCACCGTCGGCGACTACCTCACCTACTGGCTGAACGGCGTCGCCGTCCACCAGCTCCGCGAGAACACCCACACCCGCTACGCCACCTGCATCCGTCTCCACCTCATCCCCGGCCTCGGCACCAAGAAGATCGCGCGGCTGACCGCGAAGGACGTATGCACCTTCCTGGACCGGCTCCGCATCACCTGCCAGTGCTGCACCCAGGGGCTCGACACCGAACGAAAGGCATGCTGCGCCATCGGCGAGTGCTGCCTGAAGCAGCTGTCCTCTTCGACCGTGACGTACGTGCACTCGGTGCTCAAGTCCGCGCTGGAGCACGCTGTCCGGGAAGATGAGCTGCCCTGCAACATCGCCCGGAACGTCAAGACCGCTGCGCCCCGGCCCAGACGCTTCCGGCCACTCACCGCGGCCGAGGCGCGGTTGTTCCTCAACGCCGCCCGCGCCGACCGGCTGTATGCGCTGTACGAACTCGCCCTACGCACTGGCCTCCGCAAGGGCGAACTCCTCGGCCTCCACTGGGAAGACCTCGACCTCACCACCGGAACGGCCAGCATCCGCCGCTCGCTCCAACGCACCCGCACGGGCGGTCTTACCCACCTGCCCACCAAGACCCGGGCGTCCGAACGCCGCATCGCTCTGCCAACCGAGTGCCGCCACTCGCTCAAGGAGCACAGGGAACGGCAGAACAAGGAACGCGAGACGGCAGCATCAGCCTGGAGAGACAGCGGCCTGGTCTTCACCACGCCGACTGGCGGCCCTCTCGACCCGGCCAACCTCACCCGCCGCTTCCGCAGCTTCCTCGACCGGGCCGGACTCCGACGCATCCGCTTCCACGACCTGCGCCATTCGACGGCGACCCTGCTTCTGGAGCAGGGCGTCGACCTAGTCGTGATCAAGGAGCTGTTGGGTCACGCCCACATCGGCGTGACCGCTGGCGTCTACGCCCACGTCCGACTCCGGCTCCAACGCCAAGCCATCGACACCCTGGGCGTCGCCCTCAACCCGACCGATGGCGACCCCAACGACCCGCCCGCCGCTCCCACCGTCCGCTGA
- the rplU gene encoding 50S ribosomal protein L21: MYAIVRSGGRQHKVAVGDIVEVDKISTAKVGDTVELSTLLVVDGDSVTSDPWVLAGIKVEAEVVDHHKGAKIDILRYKNKTGYRRRQGHRQQYTAIKVTAIPTAAK; this comes from the coding sequence GTGTACGCCATCGTGCGCAGCGGTGGTCGCCAGCACAAGGTTGCTGTCGGCGACATCGTTGAGGTTGACAAGATTTCCACTGCCAAGGTTGGCGACACGGTCGAGCTCTCGACCCTGCTCGTTGTCGACGGCGACTCCGTGACCAGCGACCCGTGGGTCCTGGCCGGCATCAAGGTTGAGGCCGAGGTTGTGGACCACCACAAGGGCGCCAAGATCGACATCCTGCGCTACAAGAACAAGACCGGCTACCGCCGTCGTCAGGGCCACCGCCAGCAGTACACGGCGATCAAGGTCACGGCGATCCCGACGGCCGCGAAGTAA
- the rpmA gene encoding 50S ribosomal protein L27, with protein MAHKKGASSTRNGRDSNAQRLGVKRFGGQVVNAGEILVRQRGTHFHPGAGVGRGGDDTLFALQAGSVQFGTFRGRKVVNIVPVA; from the coding sequence ATGGCACACAAGAAGGGCGCATCGTCCACCCGGAACGGTCGCGACTCCAACGCTCAGCGGCTCGGCGTGAAGCGCTTCGGCGGTCAGGTCGTCAACGCCGGTGAGATCCTGGTCCGCCAGCGTGGCACGCACTTCCACCCGGGTGCGGGCGTCGGCCGTGGCGGCGACGACACGCTGTTCGCGCTGCAGGCCGGTTCGGTGCAGTTCGGCACCTTCCGCGGCCGCAAGGTCGTGAACATCGTCCCGGTCGCCTGA
- the obgE gene encoding GTPase ObgE: MTTFVDRVELHVAAGNGGHGCASVHREKFKPLGGPDGGNGGRGGDVILVVDQSVTTLLEYHHSPHRKATNGKPGEGGNRSGKDGQDLVLPVPDGTVVLDRNGEVLADLVGHGTRYVAAQGGRGGLGNAALASARRKAPGFALLGEPGDVQDIVLELKTVADVALVGYPSAGKSSLISVLSAAKPKIADYPFTTLVPNLGVVTAGSTVYTIADVPGLIPGASQGRGLGLEFLRHVERCSVLVHVLDTATLESERDPVSDLDIIEEELRQYGGLDDRPRVVVLNKTDIPDGKDLADMVRPDLEARGYRVFEVSAVAHLGLKELSFALAEIVAKARAAKPKEEATRIVIRPKAVDDAGFTVTREEDGLYRVRGEKPERWVRQTDFNNDEAVGYLADRLNRLGVEEELMKAGARAGDGVAIGSEDNAVVFDWEPTMMAGAEMLGRRGEDHRLEAPRPAAQRRKDRQAERDEAEREYDEFNPF, translated from the coding sequence ATGACCACCTTCGTGGACCGCGTCGAGCTGCACGTCGCCGCGGGTAACGGAGGCCACGGCTGTGCCTCCGTCCACCGGGAGAAGTTCAAGCCGCTCGGCGGCCCCGACGGCGGCAACGGAGGGCGCGGCGGCGATGTGATCCTCGTCGTCGACCAGTCCGTGACCACGCTGCTCGAGTACCACCACTCCCCGCACCGCAAGGCCACCAACGGCAAGCCCGGCGAGGGCGGCAACCGCTCCGGCAAGGACGGCCAGGACCTGGTCCTCCCGGTGCCGGACGGCACGGTCGTCCTCGACCGGAACGGCGAGGTCCTCGCGGACCTGGTCGGCCACGGCACCCGGTACGTGGCGGCGCAGGGCGGCCGCGGCGGCCTCGGCAACGCCGCGCTGGCCTCGGCCCGCCGCAAGGCGCCCGGCTTCGCGCTGCTCGGCGAGCCCGGGGACGTACAGGACATCGTCCTGGAGCTGAAGACCGTCGCCGACGTGGCGCTGGTCGGCTACCCCAGCGCCGGCAAGTCCTCGCTGATCTCCGTGCTGTCCGCCGCCAAGCCCAAGATCGCGGACTACCCGTTCACCACCCTCGTGCCGAACCTCGGCGTCGTCACCGCCGGCTCGACCGTCTACACGATCGCCGACGTGCCCGGCCTCATCCCCGGCGCCAGCCAGGGCAGGGGCCTCGGTCTGGAGTTCCTGCGCCACGTCGAGCGGTGCAGCGTCCTCGTGCACGTGCTGGACACGGCCACCCTGGAGTCGGAGCGCGACCCGGTGTCCGACCTGGACATCATCGAGGAGGAGCTGCGCCAGTACGGCGGGCTCGACGACCGGCCCCGCGTGGTCGTCCTCAACAAGACCGACATCCCGGACGGCAAGGACCTCGCCGACATGGTCCGCCCCGACCTGGAGGCACGCGGCTACCGCGTCTTCGAGGTGTCGGCCGTCGCCCACCTGGGCCTGAAGGAGCTGTCCTTCGCGCTCGCGGAGATCGTCGCCAAGGCGCGCGCCGCGAAGCCGAAGGAGGAGGCGACCCGGATCGTCATCCGCCCGAAGGCCGTGGACGACGCGGGCTTCACCGTCACGCGCGAGGAGGACGGGCTGTACCGGGTGCGCGGCGAGAAGCCGGAGCGCTGGGTCCGCCAGACCGACTTCAACAACGACGAGGCCGTCGGCTACCTCGCCGACCGCCTCAACCGCCTCGGTGTCGAGGAGGAGCTGATGAAGGCCGGTGCCCGTGCGGGCGACGGCGTCGCCATCGGCTCCGAGGACAACGCGGTCGTCTTCGACTGGGAGCCCACCATGATGGCGGGCGCCGAGATGCTCGGCCGCCGTGGCGAGGACCACCGTCTGGAGGCCCCGCGCCCCGCCGCCCAGCGCCGCAAGGACCGCCAGGCGGAGCGGGACGAGGCCGAGCGCGAGTACGACGAGTTCAACCCCTTCTGA